In Sphingopyxis sp. 113P3, one DNA window encodes the following:
- a CDS encoding TetR/AcrR family transcriptional regulator — protein sequence MRAEDAAQRKSGSSRREEVLATATRLFNRHSFAATTLDKIAAEIGLTPGALYHHFQSKEMLVFECFSRGLRMYRDEIDRAREPGLDGLEMVRRFVRGRLRPGEPRMITFSDIDALPRNHRDIVHNARMGNIRMLGGLIERGIDDGSIARCDPFLTSLAIFSVLDWMPFWYSERSYYTRQEAAEILDDIVAHGIVRRDLAEIAPPPPRDPLALLGHLARMDKRRAKRDRLLRIATESFNQRGVVGSSIEHIAADAGVSRGAYYYHAPDKNSLLHLCLKRAYRIETEVLELLIEHAPTSPDAAVRAVHFEFELLRAVTALHHSPYGPKISFHNVPFLTPANRAELQLIDRVLVGRNMGRYERAKAEGTFRQIDTLFIQEVGAGLRNNIPAWSRFTEGTDPEKVADCSTRLFMFGLKPRPDSHVSIPTETVQET from the coding sequence TTGCGAGCGGAGGATGCTGCGCAGCGCAAGAGCGGTTCCTCGCGCCGCGAGGAGGTGCTCGCGACGGCGACCCGGCTCTTCAACAGGCACAGCTTTGCTGCAACGACGCTCGACAAGATCGCTGCCGAAATCGGTCTGACGCCTGGCGCACTCTACCATCATTTCCAAAGCAAGGAGATGCTCGTCTTCGAGTGTTTCAGCCGCGGTCTGCGAATGTATCGCGACGAAATCGACCGGGCGCGCGAGCCCGGGCTCGACGGGCTGGAGATGGTCAGGCGTTTTGTGCGCGGGCGCCTGCGTCCCGGCGAACCGCGCATGATAACCTTCTCCGACATTGACGCGCTGCCCCGCAACCATCGCGACATCGTTCACAACGCGCGGATGGGCAATATCAGGATGCTGGGCGGGCTGATCGAGCGGGGTATCGATGACGGAAGCATCGCCAGGTGCGATCCTTTTCTCACCAGCCTCGCAATCTTCTCCGTGCTCGATTGGATGCCCTTCTGGTATTCTGAGCGAAGCTATTACACGCGGCAGGAAGCGGCCGAGATCCTCGACGACATTGTCGCTCACGGCATCGTCCGCCGCGACCTCGCCGAAATCGCACCGCCGCCGCCGCGCGACCCGCTCGCGCTGCTTGGCCATTTGGCCCGGATGGACAAGCGCCGGGCCAAGCGCGATCGCCTGCTCCGGATCGCCACGGAAAGTTTCAACCAGCGCGGAGTTGTGGGCTCGTCAATCGAGCATATCGCTGCCGATGCCGGGGTGTCGCGCGGGGCCTATTATTATCACGCTCCCGACAAGAACAGCCTCCTCCATCTCTGCCTGAAGCGCGCTTATCGTATCGAGACCGAGGTGCTTGAGCTATTGATCGAACATGCGCCGACCTCGCCCGACGCGGCCGTGCGGGCGGTCCATTTCGAATTCGAGTTGTTGCGTGCGGTGACCGCCCTTCATCATTCGCCCTATGGACCCAAGATCAGCTTTCACAATGTCCCTTTTCTGACCCCGGCGAACCGGGCGGAGCTCCAACTCATCGATCGCGTACTCGTCGGGCGAAACATGGGCCGGTATGAGCGGGCGAAGGCGGAAGGAACGTTCCGGCAGATCGACACGCTCTTCATTCAGGAGGTCGGAGCGGGCCTGCGCAACAACATTCCGGCATGGTCACGTTTCACCGAAGGTACCGATCCCGAAAAGGTCGCAGATTGCTCGACGCGCCTGTTCATGTTCGGGCTCAAGCCACGGCCAGACAGCCACGTCAGCATTCCAACCGAAACTGTACAAGAGACATAG
- a CDS encoding excalibur calcium-binding domain-containing protein, translating into MRAIAILALSLSVATAANGHPGGLAADGCHNDRKTGTRHCHRSPGRSAPPAERPQRLIGGDLYFPNCAAARAAGAAPVRRGSPGYGKHLDRDGDGVGCE; encoded by the coding sequence ATGAGGGCAATAGCTATCCTAGCGCTGTCGCTAAGCGTCGCAACAGCCGCGAACGGTCACCCAGGGGGGCTGGCGGCGGACGGCTGCCATAATGATCGCAAGACTGGCACACGTCATTGCCATCGCTCGCCTGGGCGGTCTGCGCCGCCAGCAGAGCGGCCTCAGCGCCTGATCGGCGGCGACCTTTATTTCCCCAATTGCGCGGCCGCTCGGGCTGCAGGCGCAGCGCCGGTTCGGCGTGGCAGCCCCGGATATGGAAAACACCTCGACCGAGACGGAGACGGCGTGGGATGCGAGTGA
- a CDS encoding sensor domain-containing diguanylate cyclase yields MKKLATAVLLFLLTVFSPAMAKDALRVSSSCWASGSLSESPVAALQSAKRWHCGDSDFSINAERALLRFDLDPAKEPPQYLLSRRAALEKVHLLSIETDGAIHQTSIPASALENARYGGYFKLRLPKLSPQTRQVVVAFDRPTHRMTLERAYLTSTDLSDHTGHTRFLILLAGLCGMLLMPLVFNAAFYHILREPFVVWHSALTISLMLTILISSGLSPILLDLPVMTLSWMATMTFGLSVAAGTMFTHSFVEPDRLHARLRRSLPYCAGAAMALSAFHAAFPFVARPIQSPLYTAAFAPILAIFIWSMIDALRRGSRAAKFQVIGWAPMLVVGLTRLVTGLLPSLNSEDAMQLFYFGCVFEVMSTAMGVADRFMTLKKQRDHALTEAELLERLSERDPLTGLLNRRALEENYIRHRAEGFDALAILDLDHFKRINDSHGHAVGDAVLKAAAKALAPDENVYAYRLGGEEFVLLLRGAEAYDLAERRRRAIPALVAQAVPNLSAPVTASMGMSENVRTAPTQDGFDTLFERADKLLYQAKMAGRNRGMSDDCPAPFSSFSDTAGTPTRSQMREVVA; encoded by the coding sequence ATGAAGAAGCTCGCTACAGCCGTCTTGTTATTCCTGCTGACCGTCTTCTCTCCCGCGATGGCAAAAGATGCATTGAGGGTCAGCAGTTCGTGCTGGGCATCGGGCTCGTTGTCGGAAAGCCCCGTAGCCGCCCTCCAGTCGGCCAAGCGATGGCACTGCGGCGACAGCGATTTTTCGATCAATGCCGAGCGGGCGCTCCTTCGCTTCGACCTCGATCCTGCAAAGGAGCCGCCCCAATATCTGCTGTCCCGCAGGGCGGCGCTCGAAAAGGTTCACCTTCTCTCGATCGAGACCGACGGCGCGATCCATCAGACAAGCATTCCGGCAAGCGCGCTCGAAAACGCGCGCTATGGCGGATATTTCAAGCTCCGTCTGCCGAAGCTGTCGCCGCAGACGCGGCAGGTCGTCGTGGCGTTCGATCGCCCGACCCACCGCATGACGCTGGAGCGGGCCTATCTGACCTCGACGGACCTTTCCGACCATACCGGCCACACGCGCTTTCTGATCCTGCTGGCCGGCCTTTGTGGAATGCTCTTGATGCCGCTCGTTTTCAACGCGGCCTTCTACCACATATTGCGCGAGCCCTTTGTCGTCTGGCACTCGGCGCTCACAATTTCGCTGATGCTCACGATCCTCATATCGTCAGGCCTGTCTCCAATTCTTCTTGACCTGCCCGTCATGACGCTGAGCTGGATGGCGACGATGACGTTTGGCCTTTCCGTTGCGGCGGGAACCATGTTCACCCATAGTTTCGTCGAACCGGACCGACTGCACGCGAGGCTCCGCCGCTCCTTGCCCTATTGTGCAGGTGCCGCGATGGCCCTGAGCGCATTTCATGCCGCATTTCCATTCGTCGCGCGTCCGATCCAGTCGCCACTCTACACGGCGGCCTTTGCGCCAATTCTGGCAATCTTTATCTGGTCGATGATCGACGCGCTGCGGCGCGGCAGCAGGGCCGCCAAATTCCAGGTGATTGGCTGGGCTCCAATGCTCGTGGTCGGGCTGACCCGGCTTGTGACGGGGCTTTTGCCCTCGCTGAATAGCGAGGACGCGATGCAATTATTCTATTTTGGTTGCGTGTTCGAGGTCATGTCGACCGCCATGGGTGTCGCCGACCGGTTCATGACGCTCAAGAAGCAGCGCGACCATGCGCTGACCGAAGCCGAACTGCTTGAACGCCTGTCAGAACGCGATCCCCTGACGGGCTTGCTGAACCGCCGGGCCCTCGAAGAGAATTATATCAGGCATCGCGCCGAGGGGTTCGATGCGCTCGCCATCCTCGACCTCGATCATTTCAAGAGGATCAACGACTCGCACGGTCACGCTGTCGGCGATGCTGTGCTCAAAGCAGCTGCCAAAGCGCTCGCGCCCGACGAGAATGTATATGCCTACCGCTTGGGCGGAGAGGAGTTCGTGCTCTTGCTGCGCGGCGCCGAGGCTTACGATCTCGCAGAGCGCCGAAGGCGTGCGATCCCTGCCCTCGTCGCCCAGGCCGTTCCCAACCTCTCTGCGCCGGTGACCGCCAGCATGGGCATGAGCGAAAATGTCCGGACGGCGCCGACCCAGGACGGGTTCGATACGCTTTTCGAACGAGCCGACAAACTGCTGTACCAAGCAAAGATGGCCGGTCGAAATCGGGGGATGTCCGACGATTGCCCGGCGCCTTTCTCCTCGTTCAGCGACACTGCAGGCACTCCAACAAGATCGCAGATGCGAGAAGTCGTCGCCTGA
- a CDS encoding PepSY-associated TM helix domain-containing protein, translating to MTLAISKDAVQRALSAHAAIGLLASALLYLICLTGTVVVFYQEWQRIEQPDAPEMTGIAPEAVQRAAASVLAAEKDKPPTTHLYVHMPVEGLPRTTITTDHQAVHIDADGKIAGPEENSWSEFLLGAHYALNIPGLVGMTIVGIFGVMILALTLSGLIAHPRIFRDAFRLRTRDNHGVGLADWHNRLGVWTMPFSLAIAITGSMIGLGVVGAYGLAAAFYKNDIEAAYAPIFGEEHAADARPAPLADIAAPLAWLARNQPDARLTYVILHDPGTRGQHTQLIAEHPRRLIYGETYEFGADGSYHGKVGLSDGHLGQQLAASTYNLHFGNYGGLPVKIAYVVFGLALTIVVATGTSIWLGKRQRRGLHEPRLRAGWDGVIWGVPLALALTLLARILLGNGAPLIAIFWLAATAIPLAAIIRPEPRPNKLLLRWLTVSIAACAAAALFGITA from the coding sequence ATGACGCTCGCCATTTCAAAAGATGCCGTCCAGCGTGCGCTCTCGGCGCACGCCGCAATAGGCCTCCTCGCCTCAGCGCTCCTCTATCTCATCTGTCTCACGGGGACCGTCGTCGTCTTCTACCAGGAATGGCAGCGGATCGAGCAGCCCGATGCGCCCGAAATGACCGGGATCGCCCCCGAAGCCGTTCAGCGCGCCGCCGCCTCCGTGCTTGCTGCCGAAAAGGACAAGCCTCCCACGACTCACCTTTATGTTCACATGCCGGTCGAAGGCCTGCCGCGCACCACGATCACCACCGACCACCAGGCGGTTCACATCGATGCCGACGGCAAGATCGCCGGGCCGGAGGAGAATAGCTGGTCCGAATTTCTGCTCGGCGCCCATTATGCGCTCAACATCCCGGGACTGGTCGGAATGACGATCGTCGGCATTTTCGGCGTGATGATCCTCGCGCTCACGCTGTCGGGCCTCATCGCCCACCCGCGCATCTTCCGCGACGCCTTTCGCCTGCGCACGCGCGACAACCATGGTGTCGGCCTTGCCGACTGGCACAACCGGCTTGGCGTCTGGACCATGCCCTTCTCGCTCGCGATCGCCATCACCGGATCGATGATCGGCCTTGGTGTCGTCGGTGCCTATGGTCTCGCTGCCGCCTTCTACAAGAATGACATCGAGGCCGCCTACGCGCCGATCTTCGGGGAGGAGCACGCCGCCGATGCCCGCCCAGCGCCACTCGCCGACATCGCAGCGCCCCTCGCCTGGCTCGCGCGGAACCAGCCCGACGCACGCCTGACCTACGTCATCCTCCACGACCCCGGCACGCGCGGCCAACATACGCAGCTCATCGCCGAACATCCGCGCCGCCTGATCTATGGCGAGACCTATGAATTTGGCGCCGACGGCAGCTATCACGGCAAGGTCGGCCTCTCCGACGGCCACCTCGGGCAACAGCTCGCGGCGTCGACATATAATCTCCACTTCGGAAATTATGGCGGCCTGCCGGTGAAGATTGCCTATGTCGTCTTCGGGCTCGCACTCACCATCGTCGTCGCAACCGGCACTTCGATCTGGCTCGGCAAGCGCCAGCGGCGCGGCCTCCACGAACCGCGACTGCGCGCCGGCTGGGACGGGGTGATCTGGGGCGTTCCGCTCGCGCTCGCGCTCACACTTCTCGCGCGCATCCTGCTTGGCAATGGAGCGCCGCTCATCGCGATCTTCTGGCTCGCCGCCACCGCCATCCCGCTGGCCGCGATCATCCGCCCCGAACCGCGCCCGAACAAGTTGCTTCTGCGCTGGCTTACCGTGTCGATCGCGGCCTGCGCCGCGGCGGCGCTATTCGGGATCACGGCCTAG
- a CDS encoding TonB-dependent siderophore receptor, with translation MKNARIALLLGAALVSGNALAADAASAEADDPGSIVVTGYAGTKTETALVELPQPVKIITADQYEAQGAINISDTVKYAAGVLANPYGRDTRVDGFNVRGIDALQFRDGMRDIFSYYASITSDPYNFERVEIVRGPASVLFGQGSIGGLVNLVSKSPGFETQGEVNLVYGSYDRKEILADVNLALSDSLAVRAVGRARDAGTYVDHVPDDRVMFAPSLRWQPGADTDIILTGLYQEDDTGSTSQFLPIIGTFRPNPGAPGNLDRYTFVGKPGWDRYAGRSLQGMASVTHDFSDAVRLSLKARYIDSDLEYFTHYADSYSNPTDPFSVYGTDRRTIGLYADASDARMNVFSTDNNLQFDFRTGANIEHKLLVGIDYSWNKVGKRGVFGFETIDLYDIDYDALQTYDPTGPFAYDSQKQLGVYVQDQIRFFDRVSVVLGARRDRVTSSAGNKDNATTFRAGIIGDIGAGISPFVSYTESFLPIAGRNENADGSVGDPFRPQTGEQWEAGLKWHPLSGTLVTVTAFRVKERNRVLYLAGGGTAQSGELTTKGVEFEASHTLPGNFDLLVNYGYNKLKSEVNTDLDYLPRHIASIWSTKTFGLEGDAQLRLGAGIVYTGKRRSTGPAWSLVTPSNTTVDALAEVNWGQWRLAVNATNLLNNSYFASCLARGDCFVGAPRNVMATVGYRFR, from the coding sequence TTGAAGAACGCGCGTATAGCCTTGCTTCTTGGCGCAGCGCTGGTGAGCGGCAATGCCCTCGCCGCGGATGCGGCTTCGGCCGAGGCCGACGATCCCGGTTCGATTGTCGTGACTGGCTATGCCGGCACCAAGACCGAAACCGCGCTGGTCGAATTGCCTCAGCCGGTGAAGATCATCACCGCAGACCAATATGAGGCGCAGGGCGCGATCAATATCAGCGACACGGTCAAATATGCCGCCGGCGTGCTTGCCAATCCCTATGGCCGCGATACGCGTGTCGACGGCTTCAACGTGCGCGGGATCGACGCGCTGCAGTTCCGCGACGGAATGCGCGACATATTCTCCTACTACGCCAGCATCACCTCGGACCCCTATAATTTCGAGCGCGTCGAAATTGTCCGCGGTCCGGCCTCGGTCCTGTTCGGACAAGGCTCGATCGGGGGTCTCGTCAACCTTGTCTCGAAAAGCCCCGGCTTTGAAACGCAGGGCGAGGTGAACCTCGTTTACGGCAGCTACGATCGCAAGGAAATACTCGCGGACGTCAATCTTGCGCTGAGCGACAGCCTGGCCGTGCGCGCGGTCGGGCGCGCGCGCGACGCCGGCACCTATGTCGATCATGTTCCCGACGACCGGGTGATGTTCGCTCCATCGCTTCGCTGGCAGCCGGGCGCGGACACCGACATCATCCTCACCGGTCTCTACCAGGAGGACGACACGGGTTCGACCTCGCAGTTTCTGCCGATCATCGGTACCTTCCGTCCGAACCCGGGCGCACCGGGCAACCTTGACCGCTATACTTTCGTCGGCAAGCCCGGCTGGGACCGCTACGCCGGCCGATCGCTGCAGGGCATGGCGAGCGTCACGCACGATTTCTCCGATGCGGTGCGTCTCAGCCTCAAGGCGCGCTACATCGACAGCGACCTTGAATATTTCACCCACTATGCCGACAGCTACAGCAACCCGACCGATCCCTTTTCGGTCTATGGGACTGACCGCCGCACGATCGGCCTTTACGCCGATGCCAGCGACGCACGGATGAATGTCTTCTCGACAGACAACAATCTCCAGTTCGATTTCAGAACCGGTGCGAATATCGAACACAAGCTCCTCGTCGGCATCGACTATAGCTGGAACAAGGTTGGCAAGCGGGGCGTGTTCGGGTTCGAGACCATCGACCTTTACGACATCGATTATGACGCGCTGCAGACCTATGATCCCACCGGCCCCTTCGCCTATGATTCGCAGAAACAGCTCGGCGTCTATGTCCAGGACCAGATCCGCTTCTTCGACCGGGTCTCGGTCGTGCTTGGCGCGCGGCGCGACCGCGTGACCTCCTCGGCGGGGAACAAGGATAATGCGACGACATTCCGAGCCGGGATCATCGGCGACATCGGCGCCGGGATTTCGCCCTTTGTAAGCTATACGGAAAGCTTCCTGCCGATCGCGGGACGCAACGAGAATGCCGACGGCAGTGTCGGCGATCCCTTCCGGCCCCAGACCGGCGAACAATGGGAGGCGGGCCTCAAGTGGCATCCGCTTTCCGGCACGCTGGTGACGGTCACGGCCTTTCGGGTGAAGGAGCGCAACCGCGTCCTCTATCTCGCCGGCGGCGGCACTGCGCAGTCGGGCGAGCTCACGACCAAGGGCGTCGAGTTCGAGGCGAGCCACACGCTGCCGGGAAATTTCGACCTGCTCGTCAACTATGGCTATAACAAGCTGAAGTCCGAGGTGAACACCGACCTCGATTACCTTCCGCGCCACATCGCCTCGATCTGGTCGACCAAGACATTCGGGCTCGAAGGCGATGCGCAGCTGCGGCTCGGCGCGGGGATCGTCTATACCGGGAAACGCCGCTCGACGGGTCCGGCCTGGTCGCTGGTCACCCCCAGCAACACGACGGTCGATGCGCTGGCCGAGGTCAACTGGGGACAATGGCGTCTTGCCGTCAACGCGACGAACCTGCTCAACAACAGCTATTTCGCGTCGTGCCTGGCACGCGGCGACTGCTTCGTCGGCGCGCCGCGAAATGTGATGGCAACGGTCGGCTACCGCTTCCGGTGA
- a CDS encoding 23S rRNA (adenine(2030)-N(6))-methyltransferase RlmJ: MNYRHSFHAGNSADVVKHSLLIALVRALQHKPGALTLIDTHAGCGLYDLGGEDAQRTGEANQGVLRVFAEPSPFLEEYRATVGAVNAGAEPRYYPGSPRILAQLLRPQDFLILNEKHPEDAYALRGAMRGTSAAVHQRDAYELWLAMLPPRTARGVVVVDPPYEQTDERARITATLASAHRKWAHGVTVIWYPLKDRETHRRWKQQLRKLGIPKFLVVEHWLYDSEQRDIYNGAGLFIVNPPYAFTQALPPLLEALRAALAPEGHRGHIKADWLGD; encoded by the coding sequence ATGAATTATCGCCATAGCTTTCATGCCGGCAATAGCGCCGATGTCGTAAAGCACAGCCTGCTGATCGCCCTCGTGAGAGCCTTGCAGCATAAACCGGGCGCGCTGACTCTCATCGACACCCATGCCGGTTGCGGGCTCTATGACCTTGGCGGTGAGGACGCCCAGCGCACCGGCGAGGCTAATCAGGGCGTGCTAAGGGTTTTTGCCGAGCCGAGCCCCTTTCTGGAGGAGTACCGCGCCACCGTAGGGGCCGTAAATGCGGGTGCCGAGCCTCGCTACTACCCCGGATCGCCGCGAATTCTGGCGCAGCTTTTACGTCCGCAGGATTTTCTCATCCTCAACGAGAAGCACCCCGAAGACGCCTATGCACTGCGCGGCGCGATGCGCGGCACATCCGCCGCTGTCCATCAGCGCGATGCATACGAGCTTTGGCTGGCGATGTTGCCGCCGCGAACCGCGCGCGGTGTTGTCGTGGTGGACCCGCCCTACGAACAAACCGATGAACGCGCACGCATTACCGCCACCCTCGCGTCCGCCCACCGCAAATGGGCGCATGGTGTGACGGTGATCTGGTACCCGCTCAAAGACCGTGAGACGCACCGGCGCTGGAAGCAACAGCTGCGCAAACTTGGTATCCCGAAGTTTCTGGTGGTCGAGCATTGGCTCTACGACAGCGAGCAGCGCGACATATATAACGGCGCTGGCCTTTTCATCGTCAACCCGCCCTATGCCTTTACCCAGGCGCTGCCGCCGCTTCTGGAAGCCCTCCGCGCCGCGCTGGCGCCGGAGGGACATCGAGGACACATCAAAGCCGATTGGTTGGGCGACTAG
- a CDS encoding type 1 glutamine amidotransferase domain-containing protein, translating into MPAPLTGRRVLIMATDGFEQSELEVPSSKLREAGAEVRVASLKNGEINGWDEGDWGNAVHVDLLIADANVDDFEALVLPGGQINPDLLRVEEDAIALIQAFASAQKPIAAICHAPWLLIEAGIAKGRSMTCYKSIRTDMINAGAKLVDRPAVVDGKIITSRGPDDLPDFCDAIIEALADAPTDA; encoded by the coding sequence ATGCCCGCCCCTCTCACCGGTCGCCGCGTTCTCATCATGGCCACCGACGGATTTGAGCAGTCCGAGCTAGAGGTTCCGAGCAGCAAGCTCAGAGAGGCTGGAGCAGAGGTCCGTGTGGCTTCGCTGAAGAATGGAGAGATAAATGGCTGGGACGAGGGCGACTGGGGAAATGCCGTCCACGTCGACCTATTGATCGCCGATGCGAACGTTGACGATTTCGAAGCGCTGGTGCTTCCCGGCGGCCAGATCAACCCCGATCTCTTGAGGGTCGAGGAAGATGCGATCGCGCTCATTCAGGCGTTCGCCAGCGCGCAAAAGCCGATTGCCGCCATCTGTCATGCCCCTTGGCTCCTCATCGAGGCCGGCATCGCCAAGGGCCGGTCGATGACCTGCTACAAGTCGATACGAACCGATATGATCAACGCCGGCGCAAAGCTCGTCGACCGCCCAGCCGTCGTGGATGGGAAGATTATCACCAGCCGCGGTCCTGACGATCTGCCCGATTTCTGCGACGCGATTATCGAGGCTCTCGCGGACGCTCCGACGGACGCGTGA
- a CDS encoding SDR family oxidoreductase, giving the protein MDGRNLALVVGAQGVIGRNLVRHLEDLGNWDVIGLSRRAAPASARVRHVSVDLLDAKATQSALEELTGVTHVFYAAYQDRPSWSELVEPNLAMLVNTLSAIEAVAPGLQHVSLMQGYKVYGAHLGPFKTPAREDDPPHMPPEFNVDQQQWLSARQQGKRWSWSAIRPSVVCGYAIGNPMNLAMVIAVYAAISKELGLPLRFPGSPKAYDRLIEMTDANLLARATHWAATDPRCANQAFNINNGDMFRWSEMWPEIARAFEIEVAPPLPMPLSDVMADKAPVWERMVERYKLAPNSYSDVSSWRFGDFVFGWDYDVIADGSKARHFGFHEYVDSRAMFLQIFKDLKTRKIIPRA; this is encoded by the coding sequence ATGGACGGTCGCAACTTGGCCCTCGTCGTCGGAGCGCAGGGGGTGATCGGGCGAAATCTCGTTCGGCATCTTGAAGACCTCGGAAACTGGGACGTGATCGGCTTGTCGCGGCGCGCCGCGCCGGCTTCGGCGCGCGTGAGGCACGTCTCGGTCGACCTTCTCGACGCGAAGGCCACGCAAAGTGCTCTCGAAGAGCTGACCGGCGTGACGCATGTCTTCTATGCTGCCTATCAGGACAGGCCCAGCTGGTCTGAACTCGTCGAACCCAACCTTGCGATGCTCGTCAACACGTTGAGCGCCATAGAGGCGGTCGCGCCCGGCTTGCAGCATGTCAGCCTCATGCAAGGCTATAAGGTCTATGGCGCGCATCTTGGCCCATTCAAGACGCCGGCACGCGAGGATGACCCCCCGCATATGCCGCCCGAGTTCAATGTCGACCAACAGCAGTGGCTCAGTGCTCGCCAGCAAGGCAAGCGCTGGTCCTGGTCCGCGATCCGGCCGTCGGTGGTTTGCGGCTATGCGATCGGGAATCCGATGAACCTTGCGATGGTGATCGCAGTCTATGCAGCGATCTCCAAGGAGCTTGGGCTGCCCTTGCGTTTCCCCGGAAGTCCAAAAGCATATGACAGGCTGATCGAGATGACCGACGCCAACCTTCTTGCGCGCGCCACACATTGGGCGGCGACGGATCCCAGGTGCGCCAACCAGGCGTTCAACATCAACAATGGCGACATGTTCCGATGGAGCGAGATGTGGCCCGAAATCGCCCGCGCCTTCGAAATTGAAGTGGCTCCCCCTTTGCCGATGCCCCTTTCAGATGTGATGGCGGACAAGGCGCCGGTATGGGAGCGCATGGTCGAGCGCTACAAGCTTGCGCCCAATTCCTATTCGGACGTTTCCTCGTGGCGGTTCGGCGATTTCGTTTTCGGCTGGGATTATGACGTCATCGCCGACGGCTCCAAAGCGCGGCACTTTGGCTTTCACGAATATGTCGATAGCAGGGCGATGTTCCTGCAAATCTTCAAGGATCTCAAAACGAGGAAAATCATTCCGCGCGCTTAA
- a CDS encoding LysR family transcriptional regulator, producing the protein MDWSDLQFILAVADRGSLGAAARTLGVNHTTVLRRIQAFEKAHGVRLFDRLSSGHALTGAGEATQDIARSIAELVEELEGRIAGEDLRLEGTLRIATTDTLMASILPGILAAFQKEHPAVEMDVSAGSDLANLAKREADVAIRVTAAPQETLIGRKIGEVAMAVYRTTTNEAPLAQMPALLCEKWVALSGDLAGTSVGRWMRANVGEGQIACRIDNFISLAQAAAAGMGLAALPVYLGDYAPGLRRASTPIHLKPIPSLWILSHRDLKRSAKVRAFVNFAAAALLRERKRLAG; encoded by the coding sequence ATGGATTGGTCCGACCTCCAGTTTATCCTGGCCGTTGCCGATCGCGGATCGCTGGGCGCTGCGGCAAGGACGCTCGGGGTCAATCACACCACTGTGCTTCGGCGGATCCAGGCGTTCGAGAAGGCGCATGGCGTTCGTCTCTTCGATCGATTGTCCTCGGGCCATGCTCTCACCGGGGCAGGGGAGGCCACCCAGGACATTGCGCGGTCGATCGCCGAATTGGTCGAGGAGCTTGAGGGCCGGATCGCGGGTGAGGACCTGCGGCTTGAAGGCACGCTTCGCATCGCCACAACCGACACCCTCATGGCGTCGATCCTGCCCGGGATCCTTGCAGCCTTTCAAAAGGAGCATCCCGCTGTCGAGATGGATGTCTCGGCTGGATCGGACCTCGCAAATCTGGCAAAACGCGAGGCTGATGTCGCCATTCGCGTCACTGCGGCGCCGCAAGAGACGCTGATCGGACGAAAGATCGGCGAGGTCGCCATGGCCGTCTATCGCACCACAACGAACGAGGCGCCCCTTGCCCAAATGCCGGCACTACTCTGCGAGAAATGGGTGGCGCTTTCGGGCGATCTTGCCGGCACCTCGGTGGGGCGGTGGATGCGCGCCAATGTTGGCGAGGGGCAGATCGCATGCCGGATCGACAACTTTATTTCCCTCGCGCAGGCCGCAGCGGCGGGAATGGGCCTCGCTGCCCTTCCGGTCTATCTCGGCGACTACGCCCCGGGACTGAGGCGCGCATCAACTCCTATCCACCTGAAGCCGATTCCGAGCCTCTGGATATTGAGCCACCGGGATCTCAAGCGATCGGCCAAGGTGCGCGCCTTCGTGAATTTCGCCGCCGCCGCGCTCCTGCGCGAGCGCAAGCGACTTGCAGGGTGA